The segment GCCAGGGCGCCGAGCCGGTCGATCGAGGTGTGGCTGCCGATGGCGACGATGATGGTGCCGACGTTGAGGCGACTGTCGAGCTTTGGCTGGGCGGAGAGAACACCGCCAACCCAGAGCCCGATGATGGTGGCGCCGGTCTGTTCGCGAATGCGGGCCTCGCCGATGGTCTTCCCGGCAAAGGGGCTTGCCGCGTGGACCCGGAGTTCGGCGACCTCCAGGTGTTCGCCCAGGTGCCGGACCCCGGCGACGCGGGGACTGATCTTCATGCTGGCGCGCGCGGCGAGCGCGGCCGCGAGCACGTGGGTCGGAGTAAACGCCGTGGTGGCGCCGGCCCGCACCATCGGCGGCCGCCGATTCGGATCCTGCACCATGGCGACGATCTTGCCCGTGTAGCCGTAGTACCGGGCGTTCAGGGTCATCGCGGCGTTGTAGTCGTCTTCGCCGTTGAGGACCAGTCCGCGTGCGCCAACCAGCTTGGACAGGTCGGGGTCCTCCTCGCGGAGATTGCCGAACACGACCTCGAGCCCGCGCTCCCGCAGGCGCCGCGCCGTGGCCTCGTCCTCCTCGAAGACCACGGCCTCCACCCCCTCGTGGTCGAGCAGGTCGAGGAGGGAGGTGACCGCCGGTCCATACCGATAGATGAGCACCCGGCCCGCCATGGGCGGGAGCACCCGTGGCAGACGCGCCTCGAAGCGTTCCTCGAAGAACGGAATGAGGAAGACCGGAAAGACGAGGAAGATCAGCATCGTGCCCACGAACTGGACGGCGACCACGTAGGCCACCATCATCGGATGGACCCAGTGCATGTCCCGTCCGTAGCCGGTGGTCGTCAGGCTCTCCGCCGCCCATTCAATGCTGTCGAGGAGGCTCCGGGGTTGTCCCTCGAGGTAGAACATGCCGAGCTGGTAGACCAGCCCCAGCACGACGAGCAGGACCGGCAGCGAGAGCACGAGCAGCAGGAGCCTGCGGTAGGAGCGCGGCAAATTGCGGATCACAAACGACCTCATTCAGCGAGCTCGGGGACGCCCGGCGGAAAAGCGCGCACCTTGCCTGCGTACCACGCGATCCCCGGCTGCGCCGACACGCCGTGCAGGACGATGCTCATCAGAATCGTTGCCACCACAACCCCGCGGATGGTCGGGTCGCCCGGGGTGCCAAGTTCGCGCTCGACCACGAGGAGCCCGAGCACGATCGAGGCAAGCCCGCGCGGACCAAACCACCCCATGAAGACCACCGTGGCGCGTTGCAGGCGAGCGCCGAGCAGCGCCACGGCCACCGGCAGCATCCGGATGACGGTCAGGCTGAGGATGCCGTACAAGAAGTAGATCGGCGACAGCAGATCCAGCGAGCGTCCGATGGCCAAGCCGAAGAGAAAGAAGACGGCGAGGTTCAGCACCTGGCCCGACTGTTCGGAGAAATCCACGGCATGCTTCCCCGCCCCGGGGAACATCCGCTGGGCAGCGAGCCCGGCCACGAACGCGGCGATGAACATGCTGGCTTGGAGCCGCTCCGCGCCGACAAAGCAGAAGAAGGGGAGGGCGATCAGTCCACGGGGGGCGAACGACTCCGTCAAGGAACCGGCCCGACTGGCGCGCTGCAGCAACCAGCCGCCTCCCAGGCCAATGCCAAGGCCGAGCAGTGCGCCCAACCCCAACTGCAGCCCAATGAACCGGGTGAGGGTGGCGTCGGTGCTGCCGCCGCCCGCCTCGAGCATCGCGAGAAAGAAGAGCAGGAAGGGGACCGATAGACCGTCGTTGAGCCCCGCTTCCACGTTGAGGGCCTGGCGTATCCGCGCCGGCACGCGCGGGCTCTCGACCACCACCTGCCCCAATCCCGCATCGGTCGGCGCCAGGATCACGGCGACGAGACACGCCTCCCAGATCGACAGGTTGGGGAAGATGAAGACGGCGACGACAGCGCCGAGCGCGATGGTCAGCAACAGGCCCGGGCCGAGCAGCCGGGCCGGCAGATCCCGGATTTTCCGGAGGAGCGAGAGATCGGTGCGCGTCGCGTCGGTGAAGAGGAGCAGCACAAGCCCGGCTTCCGCGACCCACAGGAACCGGGTGAGCTCGAATCCCGAGGCGTTGAATTCCGGGACGACGACCGGCAGCAGCAGGCCGGCCATGGTAAAGACGACGGGCGCCGTCGCGACCCGTTCCACACGCTCGGAGACGAGACTGTAGAGAAAAACAATGGCCACGAAGAGCGCGAGGAAGGTCATGGCCGGACTCCCGGCTTCGGAGCGTGGGCGTGCTCCGCCGGGAGGAGGAGTCGGTGCAGGATCGCGAACAGAATGGCCGTGGACCACCCCGCCATCAGGATGCCGGTGAGCCCCTCGATTCCCGCGAGCAGGTGCCACCGGTCCGGGAGCAGCACATCGCCGTAGCCGACCGTCGTATAGGTCACTCCACTGAAGTAGAACGCGACCATGGGCTCCGGCAGGGCCCCGATCCAGATGTAGGCCAGGGCCCACATGGCGATTTGGACGAGGTGCGCGATGACCACCCACCATGCCACGCGGACCAGCAGCCAGGCACTACGCAGGAGCGGGAACGGCCGCGGCGTCCGGAGCGTGCCGTACCACCGCATCAGGAGGACGATCATCGAGGCTTGCACGATCACGCAGGCACCGAGCAGGCAGAAGGCGAGCGCCAGCGGGAAGAAGGGGAGGGAGGTCACGTGCCCTCCCCGCGAACACGCTCCGGCGCTGTGAAATGGGGGTCGAGCACGTTCCCCGTGTTTCGCACCCCGGCCGGCTCGAAGAGCAGCACCGACGCTTCGGTATCGGCCACCGTGCGGTGCTCCACGCCTCGGGGAACGATCAGGAACTCCCCGGGGTCGAGAGTCACCGCCCGGTCGCGGAACTCGACGCGGAAAGTGCCTTCGACACCGAGGAACAGTTCATCGGCATCGTCATGATGGTGCCATGGGAAGGTACCGCAGAACTTGGCGAGCTTGACCTCCTGGCCGTTCAACGCGCCGACGACCACGGGCCGCCAATGCTCGGCGATGGCCGACAACGCATCGGCCAGCACCACCTTGTCATTCATGCGCCCCCCTGGTCGAGGCTGGCAGGAGCAGTCTTGCTCAGCAGCCGCACGTCCGCGCGAAGAATCCCGTCGGTGGCGGCCCGATCGAAGGCATCCACGAAGCGCGCCCCGAAGCGGACTTCGTCGCCGCGGTAGGAGGTGCGCGCGAAGACCGTCTGGCTGAACGTCTCGTCCACCCCGGAGAGCAGCACGATGAATTCGGGGTCGCAGGACTGCAACGACTCGGCGTCGTCCCCCCAGAGCGGGCTGGTCTCGGTGATCGGGTGCACGATCGTCCACATGAGCGGGAAGAAGGCCACCTCGGAGCGCTCCAGCGGGAGTTCGAAGAACTCGCGTACCGCTCCACCGTCCCGGGTCCGGCGGGCAAGCAGCACTCGGGCGTGCACGTCAAGGATCTGATTCTGCCGGGCGTTGCTGGTCCGGATCATCAGCGCTCGCCCGCCCTGGTACGGGGCCACGACCGCGTGCTCCGAGAAGATGAAGCGCCCGACAGGACGTGCGAAACGCGCGAAGGTGATGCCACTGACGAGCGCAAACCCGACGAGACCCGCGACCGATTCCGCCGCCACCAGGATGTTGGCCGGCAGGGTGGCGGGACTCACCACCCCATACCCGATGGTGGCAATGGTCTGCACACTGAAGAAGAAGGATTGCAGGAAGCGGTCGGCGGCCGGGACCTCCGCCGGTCCGTGCAGTGCCGCCGGGCCGAGCAGATAGTAGGCGAAGGCAAACATCAGGTTGGCCGCCAGGTAACCCAGGGTCACGAGCCCGAGGAAACGGGTCCAGGAGGTGCCGACCAGGGTGTGGTACACCGACATCGAGCTGTACCAGGGAATCCCCTCGCGCGCGACGTTGAAGCTGCCGTCTCGGTTGAGGAGGCGTCGCCTGCTCTCACGTGACACCACGCTCCCGAAGCCGAGGTCGTTCGACGGTACGCGCCGCTGGCGGGAGGAGTTGAGGAGCATACACCCAACCTATCGCCGAGCGGCGGCTCGGGGGAGGGGTGGCAAGGGCTCATCCCATCGTCACCGAATTGTCATCCGCCTGCCGAGGCTGCTGTCAGGTCGGCGTGCCATCGTGGAGGCACCTCTCATCAGGAGCGCCCCCATGTTCGAGATTCTCCCCGCCTCTTCGGCCGGTTCCGAAGCCTCGCCGACCCATGCGCTGCTTTCCGTTCTGGTGCACGGCGGCCTCATCGCCACCGCCGTGCTGCTCACGGCACAGGTCA is part of the Gemmatimonadales bacterium genome and harbors:
- a CDS encoding cation:proton antiporter, which gives rise to MTFLALFVAIVFLYSLVSERVERVATAPVVFTMAGLLLPVVVPEFNASGFELTRFLWVAEAGLVLLLFTDATRTDLSLLRKIRDLPARLLGPGLLLTIALGAVVAVFIFPNLSIWEACLVAVILAPTDAGLGQVVVESPRVPARIRQALNVEAGLNDGLSVPFLLFFLAMLEAGGGSTDATLTRFIGLQLGLGALLGLGIGLGGGWLLQRASRAGSLTESFAPRGLIALPFFCFVGAERLQASMFIAAFVAGLAAQRMFPGAGKHAVDFSEQSGQVLNLAVFFLFGLAIGRSLDLLSPIYFLYGILSLTVIRMLPVAVALLGARLQRATVVFMGWFGPRGLASIVLGLLVVERELGTPGDPTIRGVVVATILMSIVLHGVSAQPGIAWYAGKVRAFPPGVPELAE
- a CDS encoding cupin domain-containing protein → MNDKVVLADALSAIAEHWRPVVVGALNGQEVKLAKFCGTFPWHHHDDADELFLGVEGTFRVEFRDRAVTLDPGEFLIVPRGVEHRTVADTEASVLLFEPAGVRNTGNVLDPHFTAPERVRGEGT
- a CDS encoding potassium channel family protein, with amino-acid sequence MTSLPFFPLALAFCLLGACVIVQASMIVLLMRWYGTLRTPRPFPLLRSAWLLVRVAWWVVIAHLVQIAMWALAYIWIGALPEPMVAFYFSGVTYTTVGYGDVLLPDRWHLLAGIEGLTGILMAGWSTAILFAILHRLLLPAEHAHAPKPGVRP
- a CDS encoding NAD-binding protein — its product is MIRNLPRSYRRLLLLVLSLPVLLVVLGLVYQLGMFYLEGQPRSLLDSIEWAAESLTTTGYGRDMHWVHPMMVAYVVAVQFVGTMLIFLVFPVFLIPFFEERFEARLPRVLPPMAGRVLIYRYGPAVTSLLDLLDHEGVEAVVFEEDEATARRLRERGLEVVFGNLREEDPDLSKLVGARGLVLNGEDDYNAAMTLNARYYGYTGKIVAMVQDPNRRPPMVRAGATTAFTPTHVLAAALAARASMKISPRVAGVRHLGEHLEVAELRVHAASPFAGKTIGEARIREQTGATIIGLWVGGVLSAQPKLDSRLNVGTIIVAIGSHTSIDRLGALATPVPREGAFLVVGDTEIGRKVSEFLRDAGETVRLLASAPAPGVDVVGDHLDNKVLEQVGVGGLQGIILALDSDSGTLFATAVMRSLSPDAMIMAGVRQAENVARIHRAGADFALSMSQVAGQLLSYHLLGQSAVSLEGKIKIVATAAGNFVGRPLLKHWIRDRTGCSVVAVERGAVIIVDFDETFEVRDGDIVYLSGTNETIQAYFEMFPATREIRIPTLHTGLVDDSGAAAPRSIDLDLKR
- a CDS encoding ion channel, with protein sequence MLLNSSRQRRVPSNDLGFGSVVSRESRRRLLNRDGSFNVAREGIPWYSSMSVYHTLVGTSWTRFLGLVTLGYLAANLMFAFAYYLLGPAALHGPAEVPAADRFLQSFFFSVQTIATIGYGVVSPATLPANILVAAESVAGLVGFALVSGITFARFARPVGRFIFSEHAVVAPYQGGRALMIRTSNARQNQILDVHARVLLARRTRDGGAVREFFELPLERSEVAFFPLMWTIVHPITETSPLWGDDAESLQSCDPEFIVLLSGVDETFSQTVFARTSYRGDEVRFGARFVDAFDRAATDGILRADVRLLSKTAPASLDQGGA